From the Spartobacteria bacterium genome, one window contains:
- a CDS encoding DUF493 domain-containing protein, translating to MTSDKPTQDFPSAMCGKTLEFPLQCHFKVIALQGSEIKKALEGKLAEIGVEQTLEAGNTSAKGTFTTYNFSMMVGSRKEMGAIDAALRSCEGVRMVL from the coding sequence ATGACATCCGATAAACCGACCCAAGATTTTCCCAGCGCAATGTGCGGGAAAACACTGGAGTTTCCCCTTCAGTGTCATTTCAAAGTGATTGCTCTTCAAGGCAGCGAGATTAAAAAAGCACTGGAAGGCAAACTGGCCGAAATAGGCGTAGAACAAACGTTGGAAGCGGGGAACACCTCTGCCAAAGGGACGTTTACCACGTATAATTTCTCAATGATGGTCGGTTCCCGCAAAGAAATGGGTGCAATTGATGCCGCATTGCGTTCCTGTGAAGGCGTGCGCATGGTGCTCTAA
- a CDS encoding nitroreductase, with product MTFLELVQLRCSIRRYDAARPVEREKIARMLEAARLAPSACNSQPWSFWVVEKPALKKQVAEAAFSGLYKMNAFAIHAPVLIVIARDRSKKAARFGGCIRGVTFNLIDTGIAGEHMCLQAAEDGLGTCWLGWFNEKAVRKRLAIPRHFKLDSIISVGYPEANLPDREKKRLNLDEITHYC from the coding sequence ATGACATTTCTCGAATTGGTACAGTTGCGCTGTAGCATACGTCGATACGATGCAGCCCGACCGGTTGAGCGTGAAAAAATCGCCAGAATGCTGGAAGCAGCCCGTTTAGCACCTTCTGCCTGTAATTCACAGCCTTGGTCGTTTTGGGTTGTTGAAAAACCGGCACTTAAAAAACAGGTGGCCGAGGCCGCATTTAGCGGACTGTACAAAATGAATGCCTTTGCGATACATGCCCCAGTACTGATTGTGATTGCGAGAGACCGCTCCAAGAAAGCCGCTCGATTTGGTGGGTGCATTCGCGGCGTTACGTTTAATTTAATCGATACAGGTATTGCTGGAGAACATATGTGTCTGCAGGCGGCAGAAGACGGGCTTGGAACCTGCTGGCTAGGATGGTTTAATGAAAAAGCGGTACGGAAAAGACTCGCTATTCCCCGTCATTTTAAACTGGACTCCATCATCTCTGTGGGATACCCCGAAGCGAACCTTCCAGATCGCGAAAAGAAACGATTGAATCTGGATGAGATCACCCATTATTGCTGA
- a CDS encoding PAS domain-containing protein → MRMREFTSRWDKYILRHWREPVTQAYLLIIGVAVGVLVLAIATGILWYNYMSGLQQRIDQVRDRLSLFVQVESVADVIDDYTNEEHVPASAALLDPYYQRWMKRIGEMDHAFSILRTGGLYRGLPVSSRCTVIKPASEVDSSAVESMHALTVTLGRISETGSEFMRLQKEYVSNLRDDERDARVINGIRAEYIDEVAVLKEELAACQLEMQNELFALRGKRAFSWNVELYASLLLRGLLLLGVILFGRMILRHINHALSEREINRLRIQDHERYLQTMINTVQSGLVVIDASTYELIDVNPAACRMIGLEREKLLGLRCTDVMCAEAVGNCPLKDSDREVNKPRVLQRYDGVSIPIVKSATRTELAGRDVFIETFIDHSEVEQSIARMRDVNDLLAKQAQEMRQHRAESLMMAERSRQAQIESERSSQSLEQVVAQANQMALIAEESGVTVSRLVLNSMRYMRGSINVLRSLLDLTIDESAVEQSESAHLLLEGHGRLLDSFTSSLIRFVLHREPCPGQNAKPVSLQSLLADVEHAAVQWGTSAVSVTMKLDPDAPESVAADGDNMTASLVLFVIMLVRQMATGTVDFVLYADSTRTARSGRKFQLDVALPTSEHDVEYWSNVQSMLSQKQSLKLLDADGVGLVLVIMQQVLADGTLKMELKERPDSRIGFVLTWFDMCGEDVLPAAAALAKANAESMPPPVRGMTGRALLVGDAMMDGGLLSMMLDEGDVDLQCARTLAAALEAIVMHPPALIVVDVDHDIPDIDKIELLSWLRRDAKTRAIPILLLVPTYMEEQLMAPEEMAGYTVLTKPFSKQSLFQAIYQSMQSVDEHHDNRMA, encoded by the coding sequence ATGCGGATGAGGGAATTTACATCCCGTTGGGATAAATATATTCTGCGTCATTGGCGTGAGCCGGTTACGCAGGCGTATCTGCTGATTATCGGTGTTGCTGTCGGCGTGCTTGTGCTGGCTATCGCGACTGGAATCCTTTGGTACAATTACATGAGCGGACTGCAGCAGCGTATTGATCAGGTACGCGACCGTCTGTCGTTGTTTGTTCAGGTGGAATCTGTTGCTGATGTTATAGATGATTACACCAATGAAGAGCATGTGCCAGCATCTGCGGCTCTTCTGGATCCTTATTATCAACGATGGATGAAACGTATTGGTGAAATGGATCATGCCTTTTCTATTCTCCGAACAGGTGGATTGTATCGCGGCCTTCCGGTGTCATCACGTTGTACCGTGATCAAACCGGCCAGTGAGGTGGATTCGTCAGCGGTGGAATCAATGCATGCCCTAACGGTGACATTAGGCCGGATATCGGAAACGGGTAGCGAATTCATGCGGCTGCAAAAAGAATACGTTAGCAACCTGCGTGACGATGAACGCGATGCACGTGTTATCAATGGCATCAGGGCTGAATATATAGATGAAGTGGCTGTACTGAAAGAGGAGCTTGCCGCATGTCAGCTGGAAATGCAGAATGAACTGTTTGCTCTTCGCGGGAAGAGAGCGTTTTCTTGGAATGTGGAGCTTTATGCGAGCCTGCTTCTGCGCGGTTTGCTCCTTCTAGGGGTTATTCTGTTTGGAAGGATGATACTCCGGCATATCAACCATGCTTTGAGTGAACGGGAAATCAACAGGTTGCGTATCCAGGATCATGAAAGGTATCTGCAAACGATGATCAATACGGTGCAGTCGGGATTGGTTGTCATTGATGCCTCGACCTATGAACTGATCGATGTCAATCCTGCCGCCTGCCGCATGATCGGTCTGGAGCGCGAAAAGTTATTGGGGCTGCGGTGTACTGACGTGATGTGCGCTGAAGCCGTCGGGAACTGTCCTTTGAAGGATTCAGACCGCGAAGTCAACAAGCCTCGCGTGTTACAGCGATATGATGGCGTCAGCATTCCGATAGTCAAGAGTGCCACGCGAACAGAACTCGCTGGAAGAGATGTCTTTATTGAAACATTTATTGATCACTCCGAGGTGGAGCAATCCATTGCACGCATGAGGGATGTTAACGATTTGTTGGCCAAACAGGCGCAAGAGATGAGGCAGCATCGCGCCGAATCGCTCATGATGGCCGAGCGGTCGCGTCAGGCGCAGATTGAATCGGAACGCAGCAGTCAGTCTCTGGAACAGGTGGTGGCGCAGGCCAATCAGATGGCACTGATTGCGGAAGAAAGCGGGGTGACCGTTTCACGTCTGGTGTTGAATTCGATGCGGTATATGCGGGGGTCAATCAATGTGTTGCGGAGTTTGTTGGATTTGACCATTGATGAATCAGCCGTGGAACAGTCGGAATCGGCACACTTGCTGTTGGAGGGACATGGTCGTTTGCTTGATTCGTTTACATCCAGTTTGATTCGTTTTGTTCTGCACAGAGAACCGTGTCCGGGGCAGAATGCCAAGCCCGTTTCACTGCAAAGCCTGCTTGCCGATGTCGAACACGCCGCTGTTCAATGGGGGACGTCAGCGGTTTCTGTGACTATGAAGCTTGATCCGGATGCGCCCGAATCAGTTGCTGCTGATGGGGATAATATGACGGCATCATTGGTGCTTTTTGTCATTATGCTGGTGCGTCAGATGGCGACGGGAACTGTGGATTTCGTTCTCTATGCTGATTCGACCAGAACGGCACGCAGTGGCCGGAAATTCCAGCTTGATGTTGCTTTGCCTACGTCAGAGCATGATGTGGAATATTGGAGCAATGTGCAATCGATGCTCTCGCAGAAGCAGTCGCTGAAATTGCTCGATGCCGATGGCGTGGGCCTGGTACTGGTCATTATGCAGCAGGTGCTGGCTGATGGAACATTGAAGATGGAGCTCAAAGAACGTCCGGATTCGCGGATTGGCTTTGTTCTAACTTGGTTCGACATGTGTGGCGAGGACGTGTTACCTGCCGCTGCTGCTCTCGCCAAAGCCAATGCGGAGTCGATGCCTCCGCCGGTACGGGGGATGACCGGACGGGCACTGCTCGTCGGGGATGCCATGATGGACGGGGGACTGTTGTCCATGATGCTGGACGAGGGTGATGTTGATTTGCAATGTGCGAGAACGCTGGCCGCCGCACTGGAAGCAATCGTGATGCATCCGCCTGCACTGATTGTGGTCGATGTGGATCATGATATTCCGGATATCGATAAAATTGAATTGTTATCATGGCTTCGGCGGGATGCGAAAACACGTGCCATTCCTATATTATTGCTGGTTCCAACCTACATGGAAGAACAGCTGATGGCTCCCGAAGAAATGGCTGGTTACACCGTCTTAACGAAGCCCTTTTCTAAGCAGTCCCTGTTTCAGGCCATATATCAGTCAATGCAATCTGTGGATGAACATCATGACAACAGAATGGCTTGA